atttaaagagaaaattaTTAGCAGGGAAGGAGCAACAAGGGGGCTAATTGGAAAATTCTAATGAAGTGCTGGCATGAGCAGATTGGCCTTGTTCTGTCAGCTATCATTCCGCCATTCTATGGCTCCAATACTGACACTTGTCCTTCCCTCACAGAGGCCAATTGCAGCACATGTCTTAGCTGCCTGAGATGAGTTCTGTTATCAATCACCTATTGATCTGTGCAGCTCACTTACATTCTTCTCTGATCTGGCAAACCAAGGAGAGAGTTATTGATGCACAACATCATTCCACGTATTCATTCAACCCACAGTCTTGTTTCAGAAGTGAACCAATGAATGAAGCAGGCAAGACTGAGGAGATTGGGTTGGCTGGAAATCTCAAAACTCACGTCACTTAAACGTTCAGGAATGCTTCTTGCATCCTTCCCCAAATAAATCAAATGGGTGCGACATCTCCATAATGAGCCAGGAGGTGACCAAGTTGCTGCAGAGCATTCATTTTTTGGGATCTGGGTGTCAAAGGCAACACCATTAATTGCCCTTAAACTGTGGTTTTATTAGAGTTTAGTTTCTTGTCACATGCACAAAGATAAGTGAAAAGCTCCGTTTTTGCAGCCTGCAAAAAGTCGCCCCTCTCTCGTGCCATTTTGGATTTAAATTTTCATAGAAAACCAATATGGTGAACAAACAACAGGGTAGAAGATTAATGGTAACAAAGTTCAAACTGGATTTTAACATGCAGGTAAATTAAAAACCGTGTGCCAGTAAGAGCGGTGGAGGAGCGGCGTACATAGTTACTCATTACCGGGATGATGGTCAAACCACATGGGGTGGGTCCGCACACGCACAGACGAGCAAAGACGAAATGTTACTTCCCCAAGACATGAGTGAACTAGGTGGCTGTTCTTGACAATTTCCATTTTagattcagacatacagcacagtaacaggccctttcagcccacaaggccgtgccacccaattacacccaaatgatgttttgaagggtgggaggaaactggagccctcgggaaaaacccacgcagacacggagagaaagtacaaactccctacagtcagcatgggattcaaaccccggtccccatcgctggcgctgtaaccgtgttgcactaactactacgcTAACATCCCAATTGTTTTTGATCAACTGAATTTACAAAGTTTCCATGGTGAGACCTGAACACCAGTCTGGGTTATTAATCCAGGCTCTAGGCTCTTCGTCATAGAACTTAACTGCTGCACAACTGCCCTGAGAGGGGATTCACTGAGTGGGTTGAGTGGATGCAGGGCTCGGGTCACTGAAAGATTAGATTAGAATATGATTAGGATTTCAGGGAAGAGGCCATAATGTGGTCAAATCAGATCAGTTATGATCTCACTGAATAGCGGAGGAGACTTGACGGCCCGCATGGCCTACTTCCTATTGCTTATATTCCTACATAACCCATatgaggcatttttttttaaaaaattaattttaaaagttttgatGGATAATTTGGTTCTCGCTGATTTGTTAGGTTTAGAGAACAAGCTGGAAAcatgactgagatgaggaatGTTGCAGAGTTTGACTCCAGTGCAATTTCTGGAATGTATTGAAAGATGCCCAGGCTGAAGATGGAGCACTTCCTGGTCAGATCAGCACCACGTGACCCTGACTAAAGACACTAGTTCAGTCGAGAAAAACCACTCATCAATGGCTGGGTGATGCTAAATTTGTGATGACAAAAGCAATGAATGGACAGAGCGAAACCTGGAATGCCTTGATCTTGCCTGCTCAAAATTCATCAATCTGGAATTAGATTACATTTTCCATGACCCCCAGTCTCTACAGCTTCTTTTTGATGGGCAAACTTCCAAATTCCCACTGCCTTTGGTTAAACAAGTCAGAACTGAACCTAGGTCCCAGAGGCTAAGCCAAACTACAGTGCCCAGAGTAACGGGCTTCACTAATAAAATACTGCACAGACAAGCCTTACATTAGTCCTTGTCACAAAGCCAGTCCTAGGTGCTATTGGCCTGTTCTTGCTCGAACATAGCCAAGGCCAGCTGGGAGCGTGACGCCAGCCCTTCCAGGTTGCTCAGCACACAGCGGTGATACAGCTCCTCGCTCAGCCTCGGGTTGCACAGTCGGTAGCTGTACTTCTGCACCAAGGCTGGCTCCACCGGCCGGAAGATGTGCAGGCTGGAGTACTTGATGAAGACGTCATATACTTCCATGCTCTCCAGCAGCTCGTCGTTGTCCAGGATGTCAGCTGCCATCTTCATTCGGGCTGCCATGTAATCAGAGTTAAAGAAGCAGGCCTCGTTGAATGTGCGCCGGTCAAAGTGGCCATCCTTAACAAACTCAGCGGAAGAAGGGGTCTGCTGCTCGCGGTAGATGACGGCAGGGTTGTACTCTTGGAAGTGGATGGGGAAAAAGACCTGCCAATTGTTTATGGTGTTCATCCGGCAACGGTTGAGGAACTCACCGTTGATCTCAGTCCAGACGCTGGCAATGAAGAACAAGGTGTCTACCGGGTGCTTCTTGGAGATGATATCCATAATCTTGACCTGGGAAGGGATATCTGTCTTGACACTTATCCAGGGGATTTTTACATCAGTATACCTCTTCTCGATCTCGCCGATGGCTGACTTGACCCCCGCAAATACATCGTTCTGGCTCACACGCTGGGCATCAAAAGGGTTGTAGATAAAAAGGAACGTCAGCAGCATGTTATCGTGCAGGTCCAGGGCATTCATAGAGTAAGCTTCCAGGAAATTGCCCACGTAGTCCTGCTCGTGGACTGTCAGGGGCAGAATGACCTGAACACGGGTGGCTTCAGTCACGTATGGCATGGGGATGATCTCCACTTTGCTGAGCGGCCGGAGCAGGTTGACACGTTTTGCAATGGCCCGGCTGTAGCCCTTCTGGGTATGGGCTTCGAGCACCAGGTCCAGTGTGTACTCCATGCCACGAGTTGGGTCGAATCGCCGATAGCCGTTGAGCAGCTGCCGCTTCTGGAAGTGCAGCAGGGGCTGGTACTTCCTATTCAGCTGCTGCACGGCTGTCTCGATAATGTCGCTGATGTCCGCCTTGTTGATGCCGCAGAGCTCGCACTTTGGAGCCCCTTCGACGCACGAGTAAATCTGCTCTTCTGTGAAATAGTCCCAGCTGATGACTTCAAAGCGGGTTTTGGGTTTGAATGGTGGATTGATACCAATTGGCCAAGTTGCTCCCACTTCCCCTTCTGGAGTCAGTTTGCTCAGATTCTTTATTTCCACCTGCAACACCAAGGTTAGAGATGAGTGCTGTGGGAATGATAGCCAAATATAcaaagcagagaatcagatgcacgATATTAGGAAGCAGTAGTCTGGTGCACAATTTGAGGTACTCATTTTGTATCCATTCACTTTTCCTTGAATCATTGCTTAATATAGCCGTTCTCAATCTTTTATCAACTaagaccccacccccccaaacttcCCAtcctttaggactctgctcaatgtttatggccctctcttcctgtgaagcagtcaagttttggtttcttccgtacttctctcctactgactacataaaaaaacatttgttacacgaagtgaaaagaaaacaaggcttttgctGAAATATGCTGTGCCCTCCCTGGGAAGGGTTGCTATTGGGCCCGGTTGAGAATATTAAGAATGGCTggtcggcccatcaagcctgtgcAATCATCGACctcacccatttacactaatcctaaactaatcccattttattcttcctaTATTTCCTTCAACTCTCACCACACATCCCGTCCCCCAAACTATTCTACCATAAACTGAACGCCAGGACCCTGGGGAGTGTTGAGGGACCTTGGAGTATGTACACAGTTCTCTGAAAGAGGTGATAAAGGTGGGTGAAGGCATCGACTGGCACGCCTGGCTTCATCCAGTGTGGCACTGAGTACAAGAATTGGCGTGTCACGATGTTGGTAAAACTGGACTTGGGGAattatgtgcaattttggttCCGCACTGTAGGAAGAACGTGATGGAGCTGAAGAAAGAGCAGGAAAAGTTCAAGTGGATGCTGCCAGGACTGAGTTACTCAAAGAGACCGGATTGGCTGGGACTATTTTCCCTGGAGTGACAGAGGCAGAGAGGTTTAGACAATCATAAGATGGATAGTCACAGTGTTTTTcccagagtaggagaatctaaaaGCAGAGTGTACAGAGTTCATTTCAAGGGGGCCTGTGAGGCAAGTTTTTCCACATAGAGGCTGGTGGAACGAGCtctcagaggaagtggtagagacaggTATGATTACaaggtttaaaagacatttagacaggtagatGGATACGGCACCAGCAACAGGGAAAATACCCTCCGTGGAGAAGGAAAAGGAGACGACCCTGCAGGACGGCAGTttaccagcgaggggctcagtgactGAAGGACCTCAACGGATGGTTTACCATGGTAGCAGGCCAGCAAAGGGCTcaatggctgagggacccacacaggctacagTCCGACGGTGAATTACAGTGGAGAGACCCGTGGAactgggattcatgagggtgctgagggcaagaagggttcccgaaagcttcctgattgtgtggaaggtttggatctagagctcaggttggctgcaggagggctggaggcaaatccatggaaactcagtgactctgaaggaactctcttttgcttttctttccctTGTTCAGTAAGAggcaccgggcaatgctaatggcaactcCTTGTCTGCCTTAAgacaggcagaaggaaattttgtgcgatattatatttttgtattattacatggacAATAAAGGCATCTTAAAAATTGAGAGAGAAATGGGCCAACGCAGGCAAATGGGTCTGGCTTGATCAGCATGGGCTATTTGGGCTGAAGGGTTTATTTTTGTGCAACAAAATTCAGACACACCAAGGGCAATTTAGCGTcgccaattcacctatcatcgaACCATAGAccagtgcagcacagaaacaggcccttctagtctgtgccaaactattattttgcctagtcccatggaCCATATCCAActctgacccccccacccccgccccgcaCTCCCTTACCTGCCTAAATATTTTTTAGACTTTGCAAATGTAACTGTGTCCACTAGTCGAGACCATCAATCCAAACGTCTCGGggatgaggaaactggagcatctggagtcACCCTTGTGCTAATGGCCCTCAGAATTAGCAGTGCGAATGTCAGCCCAACGTTACCTGGAGTTCTCCGATTTCCTGATACGATTTTTCCAGTTCAATTTCACTGAATCGGCGATGGAGACGATACATCAACGTAGGATCCGACACCAGATGAACCGTGAAGGCTTTTGTGAATTCTTCATCGTCCTCTTTATCCGGGTCTGTGTTTTTGCCCAGTTGGAAGGAGTGGTAATGTACGCCCTGGAACAGCAAACAATTCATGAGATACCCATGTTGGATATGGCTGGTTTACCAAGCCTGGGGTCAGCAGCAAGATCTCTCCCTCCACAGCAAAGCATCCTCTCTTGCAATTGTCTTTCCTGCATCAACCCAGAGTGTAGCAGTCATCCGAACCACAGCATAGTGGGGAATGGGGCCAGATTAGATTCCTTTCACTGGTCCCCTTATCTACTCAGTCCATTACGGCTTCAAATCCTCCAACAGATTTGTCAATTGCAAATTTCCTTTCTTAAACCCTCCTTGGTTATTCCAAATTATATTTTGGTTTCTAAATGCACTGGTGGCATGTTCATGATTGTAGCTTTTAGCATTTTGCCTCACAGTGCTGCCAGGTCCTcacaatgcagacaagtgggagatgttgcattttggaaggacaaaccaagaaaggacgtacacggtgaatggtcgggcactgaggagtggggtaaaacagagggatctgagaatacagatacaaaattccctgaaagcagtgtcacaggtggatagagttgtagagagagcttttggcatattggctttcataactcaaagtactgagtacaggagttgtaatgttatgttaaagttggataagaccttggtgaggccaaatttgaggtcatgtgtgcagttctggtcaccgaactacaggaaggatatcaataagatagaaagagtgcagagaagatttactaggatgttgcccagacttcagaaactgagttacagagaaaggttaaacaggttaggactttattccctggagcatagaagaatgaggggagatttgatcgagggatttaaaattatgagggggatagacacggattaagagtgaaaggggaaaagtttagggggaacattaggggatacttcacacagagtggtgagagtgtggaatgagcttccagctgaagtggtgaatgttggctcaatgttaacattttggACGGATACATGgttaggaggggtatggagggctatggactgagtgcaggtcagtgggactaggcaaaaaaaaagtttggcacagacaaaaagggcctgtttctgtgctattatATTCTATGCTAGATTACTGTAGATGGTTCTCATTTCCTCACTCCGTACTTTCCAGAATAACAGTCATCTTTCCCACCAAACAGACTATTCCCTCAATAATTCCTGATTGTTTGGGAGGTTTACATCTGGAGCTCGGGATGCTGATGGATcatacaggagtctgtgtggctgcaggagtgctggaggccaatccacgaacactcagtgactctcttttgcttctctttctctcatactgcaaGGGGTACCGGCAACACCGAtgatgactctttgccttacagtagGAAGaaagtaattttgtgtaatattacttgtTCTGACCTATTACAtgatgttatatgtggattgcagAGGATCACATGATCTCCATCTAGTACCTAgtcagaagtcgcatcacctgccaatcaaggttaaaTCCCACCCACCTAACCATTGGCTCATTTGAATAACTGAGCATCAACATTAGTCAGATGTCCAACACACAACACCATAAAGTCCAACATGTGCAATAGTTCACTGTCTTCTGCCATTTGGTGCCAGCCATGCCAGGTAGTAGCTGTGGACTTCAGAGGAGGAGACGTGTGTAAGGTGTAACTACACTCAGCTGGGCTGTAGTATTGTGTTAGAACAATACTTGGAGGGATCTGCACCACCATTGGTTCAGGGAACCAGGAGTGTGTGGAAGTTCCTGTCTTGAGAGAGAGTGGGgtaagcagccactggtatcagacTCCACCGGGTCCAATGTGAATGCCTATCTAGTTATATTAGTACTTTGAGTACTGTTTGACATCTTCCCCTGTTTAATTCCCTTCTGTGTACAACAAAGTTACCCTTGGCTGTGAAACTTGTGCCTAGACTCATCCCTCCATGAACCTGATACAATCCcagcacatgacaataaaggaattttgaatcttaaaGCTTGAATCTCATTTACTTAACGAAGATTTGTTTCTTAAAGTTTCTCACCCTGACAagtcagagatatacaatccTGTGATCAgtgggggaacagaggtggagagggtgagcaaagaacaagttcttgggagtcactatctcggtggatctttcctggacccaacacactaatggtatcatgaagaaagcatgtcagcatctctaTTTCCTTgggggagtttgcagaggtttggtatgacaccagaaacagtgtaaatttctacaggggtgtggtggaaagtgtgctgactgg
Above is a genomic segment from Narcine bancroftii isolate sNarBan1 chromosome 2, sNarBan1.hap1, whole genome shotgun sequence containing:
- the chpf2 gene encoding chondroitin sulfate glucuronyltransferase isoform X2, with amino-acid sequence MRLTSLLPLFRPALPLILGLSLGCSLSLLRVSWSQGHGGESCMDAGESQGLPHNNGHLEAGAETGELGDNKEYEPRIVPYYKDPNKPHKKVLRTRYIHTELGIRERLFVGVFTSKAALSTLAVSVNRTVAHHFNRLVYFTGFRNTKIPHGMQVVSHGDDRPVWLMYRTIQYIHEHYGNEYDWFYLTQDNTYTEAERIKSLVSHLSINNDLYLGRPEEFIGGDPDSRYCHGGYGYVLSRSVLIKLQQYLDSCRNEILSARSDEWLGRCIIDFIGISCVDKHKGVHYHSFQLGKNTDPDKEDDEEFTKAFTVHLVSDPTLMYRLHRRFSEIELEKSYQEIGELQVEIKNLSKLTPEGEVGATWPIGINPPFKPKTRFEVISWDYFTEEQIYSCVEGAPKCELCGINKADISDIIETAVQQLNRKYQPLLHFQKRQLLNGYRRFDPTRGMEYTLDLVLEAHTQKGYSRAIAKRVNLLRPLSKVEIIPMPYVTEATRVQVILPLTVHEQDYVGNFLEAYSMNALDLHDNMLLTFLFIYNPFDAQRVSQNDVFAGVKSAIGEIEKRYTDVKIPWISVKTDIPSQVKIMDIISKKHPVDTLFFIASVWTEINGEFLNRCRMNTINNWQVFFPIHFQEYNPAVIYREQQTPSSAEFVKDGHFDRRTFNEACFFNSDYMAARMKMAADILDNDELLESMEVYDVFIKYSSLHIFRPVEPALVQKYSYRLCNPRLSEELYHRCVLSNLEGLASRSQLALAMFEQEQANST
- the chpf2 gene encoding chondroitin sulfate glucuronyltransferase isoform X1; this encodes MMTEKSSAISCFLWTMRLTSLLPLFRPALPLILGLSLGCSLSLLRVSWSQGHGGESCMDAGESQGLPHNNGHLEAGAETGELGDNKEYEPRIVPYYKDPNKPHKKVLRTRYIHTELGIRERLFVGVFTSKAALSTLAVSVNRTVAHHFNRLVYFTGFRNTKIPHGMQVVSHGDDRPVWLMYRTIQYIHEHYGNEYDWFYLTQDNTYTEAERIKSLVSHLSINNDLYLGRPEEFIGGDPDSRYCHGGYGYVLSRSVLIKLQQYLDSCRNEILSARSDEWLGRCIIDFIGISCVDKHKGVHYHSFQLGKNTDPDKEDDEEFTKAFTVHLVSDPTLMYRLHRRFSEIELEKSYQEIGELQVEIKNLSKLTPEGEVGATWPIGINPPFKPKTRFEVISWDYFTEEQIYSCVEGAPKCELCGINKADISDIIETAVQQLNRKYQPLLHFQKRQLLNGYRRFDPTRGMEYTLDLVLEAHTQKGYSRAIAKRVNLLRPLSKVEIIPMPYVTEATRVQVILPLTVHEQDYVGNFLEAYSMNALDLHDNMLLTFLFIYNPFDAQRVSQNDVFAGVKSAIGEIEKRYTDVKIPWISVKTDIPSQVKIMDIISKKHPVDTLFFIASVWTEINGEFLNRCRMNTINNWQVFFPIHFQEYNPAVIYREQQTPSSAEFVKDGHFDRRTFNEACFFNSDYMAARMKMAADILDNDELLESMEVYDVFIKYSSLHIFRPVEPALVQKYSYRLCNPRLSEELYHRCVLSNLEGLASRSQLALAMFEQEQANST